In the Podarcis muralis chromosome 15, rPodMur119.hap1.1, whole genome shotgun sequence genome, agaatggagaaagtggatagggatAAGTTTGTCTCCATCCCTCATGGTGGCTttgcagaggcagcaatgcttctggatgctggttgctgaaaaccacaggaggggaaagtgcccttgttctcaggccctgcttgtggtTTCCTCACaatgggcatctggtcggccccagtgagagcaggaggctgcttgagatgggccattggcctcatccagcaggctctttcttcttatgttcttacagtggtacctcaggttacagacgcttcaggttacagactccgctaacccagaaatagtacctcgggttaagaactttgcttcaggatgacaacagaaatcataaagcagcaggaggccccattagctaaagtggtgcttcaggttaagaacagtttcaggttaagaatggacctccggaacaaattaagtacttaacccgaggtaccactgtactcaatttATATCACaccattcctcccaaaggaatcCAAGGTGgctggccattattattattattattattattattattattattattattattatttattatccttTGAGAATAGCTTCCTGTGAGGTACCTCTAAGCGATTTACAGTACTTTCATCTCTCCCAAATGCAAAAGACACCCTTCCCAGGCCTCTTGACCTTTGTAATGTTGCATCAAAGTTGGAGGAGATCCTCTCCAGAACAAACATCTGCCATTTGCCCTGCACACATCACAGATTTCCTCTCCATTGCGTTGGCATGGGCTGATCTCCCACACTGCCGCTGGACCCTTGTGGCCACATAACTGCTGCATTTGGGGCTTGgagtctcttctctccccccccccctccactggaCTCTCAACATCTGTGAATGCGTAGTCAACCCTGGCACCCTTCGCTTTGCATGAAAGGAGAGGGTGCTGCCATGCCTGCAAGTCATGGGTGCACCCCCAACTTTCAAACTGGGTTCTGGGGCTCATCAGAGGTGGCAGTCCTGAAAGCCAGTGTTTGTCCTCTCCGGACAGCTGGCTCTCTGCGCTGAGATGCGGTTTGGATGTGTTCTGGGCCGCACCCTCGGTTTAAGTGGGGGAACTCCACACTGTTTGGATTGCACCCCACAGAATGCGTCCTAGAATCATTTGCAGCGCGCCAAGATTTGTAGCAGGTCTTTGGTTTCctaaataatattataataattatttattatttatatctcgcacatctgactgggtctccccagccactctgggcggcttccaaccaaatatcaaaaacaacaCAGCGCCAGACATTAagaatttccctaaacagggccaccttcaggtgtcttttaaaagtaaaatagttgtttattgccttggcatctggtgggagggcgttccacagggcgggtgcctccactgagaaggccctctgcctggttccctgtaacctcacttctcgtagcgagggaaccgccagaaggccctcggtgctggatctcagtgtccgggctggatgatggataAATGCAGAAGTGGTTCCAGTTCTCTGAAGTTTGAAAACCAGTGGAGAAAAGATTGGTGTCTTTTCCCTGTGAGATCCTTGGAATGTTTTCGGGCTCCCAGCAGCCAGCACAACCAGTGGTCACGGATGGAGGTAGTTGGAAGTCCGGTGGCATTTGAGAAAAGGCCATAGCTCACGGCTGGAGTATTTGTTTTGCATGTAGGAGGTCCCAGATGCAGTCCTTGGTATCTTCAGGTCAGACTGGGAATGAATCCTTTCTgaagctggagagctgctgccagccagtgtagacagtaccaagctagatggactctgcataaggcagtttcctatttcAATCCTTGATTCAGAGCCATCAGGTCTGGAAACTTGCTGCATTTTgaggggaaagggctgtagcttggGGATGTGGGGGGAGACGACctgtgtggccttccagatgctgttggactcaaaCTTCCAGCAGCCAGAatggccggggatgatgggagttgtagtaacaTCGCACCTTGGAGGGTCACTCCCTCCCTGCACAGGCCtccaggcagtgttagaaactagagtggaaaagctaggagccaaatggacGTGAGTTGTGGGTGCCAAACAGAACGTCTAGTTGTTGTTATGGCAGGGAGTCAGcaactatttattattttgataagcaggAATTAATTCACAATTAACGTAAGCGACACATTGCTAGTATCAcattttttgcagaaattgttaacgcatgtttaatttggtgttgacAATAAAAATACTGGTAccgtacttcagttttcaaaacactctactctttattgttaaacacTTTGACATATTGTCTATCCGTAACAGTTACTTCGAGGCTTCAAAGGGCCTACACTTCCGTAATCCTGGAGTGTCAGCCAGGCGCAAAAAATGGCGCCCAGTCTTTTTGAGGCGCTCGCAAATGGAGAATTTCTAGGCGCAGAATGCgcctggcgccctgctaatttcgaaccctgcCTCAAGGGCGTCTTCTGTTTGTGTACTTGGAAAATCTGGACCAgaatgtaaaataataatggaagGGGTTTTGGTGTTCCTGGTTCCCAAGCCCTGCATTTCTGAATTGCGGTGTCTGTTTGGTGACTTTCGAACTCGCTGCCGCAGGAGCTAGTGGCAGCCTgggatggatggctttaaaataggattggacAAATCAGTGGAGGGGAGGGGTAttcatggctattagccacaatggctactcTCTGCCTGCTTCTAAATCTCAGTTGCGGGGAACTGCAGGAGAGGCGAGGGCTTTTGTGCTCGCATCCTgcatgcaggtttcccacaggaatctggccggtcactgtgagaacaggacgttggactggatgggcctgATCCTGGTAGTTTTTTCTCCTTAGGTTCCCAAGTTTCTTACCAGTTCATCACCTTCCCCCAGTGCAACACTGCTACGCCCGTgtaccttctctttctctctaaaCATTTCTAAAGAACAGCAGTGGCAGAATAAATATTAACAGGAAGAAAAGATCCGTCGCCAGCCGAGTCTCTGCGCACTTAGCAGTTTCCAGGCTGTGGAAATGGCTGGTTCCCTGGCCTAATCCACTTAAAGTTGGAGCTGGGAGCACCCTCTGCTGCTCGGAGGTGTTTTGTCCCCTCTCTTAGTCCGTAGTTCTTGGGATGGACCACTTGGGACGGTGGTGAACAGGGGGCAGCTTGCATCATCAGCTCATAACTCTCTCCTGTATTataaggcaatacagtggtacctcgggttacatacgcttcaggttacagactctgctaacccagaaatagtacctcaggttaagaactttgcttcagggtgagaacagacattgtgtggcggcagcaggaggccccattagctaaagtggtgcttcaggttaagaatggtttcaggttaagtatggacctccagaacgaattaagtacttaacccgaggtaccactgtagctacctGCAGAGAATTATGTGTTAGCTGCTTGATGGTGGAACGGACCCCCTTGGAAGGGCTCTCCTGCCTGGGAGGTGTTCAAGTAGAGGTTAGATGTCCATCTGCCAGGGGTGCTTTCGTTGAGATACCCGCAGGGGATTGGACCTTGGGAtcctttcaaactctacaatttccACGGAGATCATGGCatcgtcgagttggaagggaccccgagggtcatctagtccaaccccctgcaatgcaggaatctcgtgcgcaacatggggctcaaacccaccaccctgagattaagagtctcctgctcttcGCCAGCTGAACTAAAATAAGGGCTCGTCTTGCGGGTCTAGTTTCCTGTGTGCCTTCGCGTGGTATTTGTATGTGGGAAGGAATTGGAGAGCATAGGGCATGGGTGCtctagaactgctaggttggcaggagcagggagtaacgggagctcaccccgtcgcagggattcgaaccgccaaccttctgatcggcaagtcctaggctctgtggtttaacccaaagcgccacccacgttcctgctcctgccaacctagcagttcgaaagcacgtcaaagtgcaagtagataaataggtaccgctccagcgggaaggtaaacggcgtttccttgcgctgctctggttcgccagaagcggcttagtcatgctggccacatgacccggaagctgtctgcggacaaacgccggctccctcggcctatagagcgagatgagcgccgcaaccccagagtcgtctgcaactggacctaacggtcaggggtccctttaccttttagggcacgggtaggcaaactaaggcccgggcgcTGGATCCGGccctttgtttagtcgtttagtcgtgtccgactcttcgtgaccccatggaccagagcacgccaggcacctctgtcctccactacttcccgcagtttggtcaaactcatgctggtaacctcgaaaacactatccaaccatcttgtcctctgatccggcccagtcaccttctaaaaCCGGCCTGCAGACGATCTGGGAAtcatcgtgtttttacatgagtagaatgtgcccttttatttaaaaggcatctctgggttatttgtgggtcataggaattccttcatccccccccccaaaaaaaaatatagtccggccccccacaaggtctgagggacagtggaccggccccctgctgaaaaagtttgctgacccctggcataggggcatagctcaggggtagagacCATCCGCCTGGCAACCCGAAGGCTCTAGGTTCCATCCCTGATGGCATCTCCAGTAAACACAGTGCCCATGGATTTACTCTGCGTTAGAAAGCTGCCCGCATAAGCCTGAGGTCTCCTGGGCATGGGCTGTGGCTCAGCTGCGGAGCATCTGTTTTGAATTCACGAGGTCCTAGGTGCatccaggaacacaggaagctgccttgatcGGAGTACACGGAGAGTTGGTCCGCCTGGCTCAGTGCAGTGGCTCTTAGGGTTTCAGGCCCTACCTGGAATGGATAATTTTTTTTGTCTGGGAACAGCAGGGCCACGTCTCAGCACCAAAAGTTCCCTGCTTCCATCAGTTGGGAGGTTTTTGGCATTGTGCTTGGAGCAGCAGAGTTGTGCTCCCACCTTGTAGGGGGGAAAAATAGGTGGGGGAAATCTCTTGAGTCATCTTGAATTTTGGAGCAGGCAGACGTTTCCACCCACTCCGGAACTCAGCATAAGACGGAAGTTCTGCCCCCAAGTTCTCTGCAGTCCGCGGGGAATCTGTGGGCCCCATTGCCAGAGGGCAGGAgatgcaacacccccccccaaaaaaaaaaaccccagttaaaAAACGAGCATttaaaaacattaataaaataaaattagcgaTAAGCTAAAATACACACGAGGGCGTTCTGCGTTtgtggataggcttgcctaaatgaGCATGTTTTGAGCAGTTGCTGCAAAGTACAGCGAAGGCGCCTGCCTGgtgtcaagtggcagggagttccaaagtgtaggggcTGCCACACTAATCCTTACAAATGTGAAACAgggattatgtggcacctgtaagagGGCCGCTTCTGCAGAGCGAAGCTGTCAAGTGGGCTCATATGGGGCAAGGAGATCTCTGGTCCCAAGCTGGCAAGGACATTGTCTGCTAATAGTAacgccttgaacttggcctggcagCAAGCGGGCACGCAGCGCAGATCTCTGTGTCGTGGGTCTCACTTCTGTCAGCaaccgtgctgcagcattctgcattgaccgcagcttccagatcaggtgcaagggaagccccatgtagagtgcctTGCGGTAGTCCAGGCTTGAAGTCCCCAGTGCCTTTACTACTGTGAATCTGTTTGGTTTGGCGCATCCACATTGTGTGGTCCATTGAGGTCCGTGCTCCTATCGTATGCCTCCCCCCCGTGCAAATCTTGAGGGAAAACGAATAAATAACAGACGTACCTGGGTGCTGAGCACATAGATTGGAGTGCTTGGTATTCTAACAGGAGCAAAAGCAACTTTTAGCTCCTTCATGTGTAAGAGTTTGAGGGAGAACCACATATGCTACCTTGCCTCAAagaaaaaggtgaaatataagtgcaattaattgattgattatttTTTGTGGTAACCCACCCTGGCACCTTAGGTTGGGGGGCAGGAACTGTATCATTCTGCACCCAGATGTTCTTGAatacaaataataacaataatgtttGATGCACTGAGTTTCTTTAATATGCTGCCTTTCCCCTGTGATCACCAAATAGCACGTTAAACCTGGGTTATGGTTGCCataaatggaatgtctaggtgccagGTTTTTTCACGTTGgaagtattaataataattccatttctataccgctttatattttaaagtacAAATCTCACTGCAGTTGACAACACACCAGAACATCAAATGAAACAATCCAGAatgaaacaaattcaagctttcaGGGCAGGATTTCAGATCCATTTTGCTTTACCCGGCTGCCAACTTGGCATCCAGGGATCTTCAAATGGTTGCCACTGGACCCACGccagtcgcaaaatgcacctggtgccTGGCCAATTTCTAACCCTGCTTCCAGCAAGTGTCTATTTGCGGGCGATGACTGTGGTGAGCCTCCAGGCGCAGAGGCGGTCTACCCTAAAAGTCCCAGTTGAAAGCGGGCCAGAGGGCAGTCTAGGTGGGATACGAACACAGCACAGCCTCTGACCTTAACGcttctgcctctctcttcctcctagGCTACGGCGAGCTCAATGGCAGCGTTGGAGAACGGGAGTCCCCCCCCAAGAGCTTGAACGGGGGCGATGCTGCGGCCAGCCCCATTTCCCGGGTCCCCAACGGCAGCCAGACCCCCGGGGACCCCGCCCTGGCGCTCAAGCAGACTGTGAAGGGGAGCGGTGCCTTTGGGAAGCTGGGGCTCAAGCCCAAGGGCTTTGTCCCCAAAGGGGCTGCGGACAAGAAGCCGGAGAAAGGCTTTGAGGGCCGGTCCCCCGACAAGCCTGAGACCCTCTGTATCCCCAACGGCATGGTCTCCACGGGCTACATCGCCAACGGCTACGTCGCCAGGGGGGCCGACAACGACGGCAGCGGCTCGGAGAGCAGCTACACCACCCCCAAGAAGCGGAAGGGGCGCCGCAACAGCGCCAAGGGCTGCGAGGTGCTCAGCCTGGCGCAGGCCGCGCCGCACGAACCCTCGGCCAGCACGGCGGCCTCGAAGCAGGAGCCCGAGGGCGGGGAGGCGAAGGCGGGGGGCAGGGTGGATGCCCCCAAGCCGGCTTGGAAGTGCGAGGCCGGGGGCTTGGGGGCCGGGCGCGGGAAGCCAGGCGACGTGCCGCCACGGAAGAACTCGGACGGGAAGGCCGGCGCCGCGGCGGGCAAGAAGTTCGAGGAGCGGCCGAAGGGCAAGCACGTGCCGGCGGCCTCCTCCAAGGAGGACTCCTGGACGCTCTTCAAGCCTCCCCCCGTCTTCCCGGTGGACAACAGCAGCGCCAAGATCGTCCCCAAGATCAGCTACGCGAGCAAAGTCAAGGAGAACCTCAACAAGGCCGCCGCGCAGAGCGCCTCCTCCCCGACCCTCTCCTCATCCTCGTCTTCGTCTTCGTCCTCCTCCCTGTGTTCGTCGTCCGCCGCTGAAGCCCAGGCGCAGCCCCCCGGCCGCCTATCACAGGTCCCCATGTCCGCCATGAAATCTGTCACCTCGGCCGGCTTCTCCAACGGGCCGGTGTTGGCGGGGGCCGACCGGGGACCCCAGCCCCTCCTCGTGCCCGGCGGGGTCCTCTCGGCCTCGGAGGCGGGGCCCCTGGACGTGGCGGGCCTGGGGGGCACCCCGGCGGAGCCTCCGCCGCCCAAATCTAGCCTGTTCATCTACCCGTCGAATATGCAAGCCGCTCTCCTCAGCGCCGCCGCGCAGGCCgagacgccgccgccgcctcaggccAGCCAGAAGAGCCTGGGCGACATTTTCCAGAACCAGTGGGGGTTGTCGTTCATCAACGAGCCCAGCGCCGGCCCGGAGGCGGGTGCCAGGAAGCCGGCAGGCCCCCAGGCTGCGGAGGTGACATTTCAGGGGGAGGGCCCGGCCGCCCTGGCACCCCCGGGGGCCGAGGCGGCTCCCTTGGGGCCCGAACCGCCCGCCTTCCCCAAGGCCTACGAGCTGGACAAGCGGACTAGCCTGCAGCTGCCTGGCAGGATCCTGAAGCTGGCGGCCGCGGGCGAGGCAGCCGGCGGCTTCCTCTCGGAGCCCCTTCGGCCCGGCGGGCAGTGCCAGGCCGAAGCGGGCGGCACCTTTGTGTTCCTCTCCAAGGACTGCCACGTAGAGAGGCGCCTGGCCTCGCCCACGAACCATTTGTTAGTTTCCGCCAAAGAACTGAGGTGCCAGAGTGGCCTAGGAAGGAAAGAGAGCTGGGGTGATTTTGACCTGAGGGCGGCTGTTCTATATCACACTCAAGGTAAATTTATATCTTCGTTTGTGTCCTGCTTCAGGCTCCGGTTCTGTCTGGATTTAGTGCGGGTTTGGGGAacggttttttattttaaatcatgcTCTTCGGACAAAAACGGGGTCCCAGAGCAGCTTGCAGACCATTGACAGGGGGaaaagtaaagtaaaaaaaaGGCCTTTTACAATCTCAAAGGACGCAGCACGAAAGGAAAAtgggctgggagggaggaggaaagagacaaaCCCCACTTGGTTTTGGGGCGCTTTTTGTCAGGGGGAAATATCGAAGTGGGCAGGTGTTGTGGTGAGAAACAGCCGTGCGGATGTCGGAAGATAAATGGTTTTATAGAGTATGTGTCTGGTTGGAGTGGTCGGTCTGAGAAAATGGACGGTTGAAGCATCTCGCTTCTTATTTGAGGCTGCTAGAGCATCGTTAACATgcctattcatttttatttttctcccctgcccctttgtatttgtgtgtgtgagtgtgagagagatccgacactgttcccccccccccccccgattctccTGCCCCATGCCATTCCGACATCTGCAGCCTAAGGATGTGGGGAAAACACCTGTTCCTTTCCTATCCAGGTGTTGCGTTACGCTGTTGGTTCTTTATAGGCTCCCTTGCAGACCCCCCAAGACTGCTCACCATGCAAATACCGTGCAGTAAAAATCCTACTGTAGCTTGCAGCATTTCACAACAACGTGTTCGTTGTCCCATCCCAGTGAAAACGTTAAGAGAGGAAGACTATAAGTAATTAAGACAGCAGGGGCTCCTCCCTTTCTGGGTCCccttcaaaagaagaagaagtgaaaaTAGGGGTTGCTGTGTTTTGTGTCATCACCAGGTCTCATACAGGGGGTCCAGGACAAGCCTCAGCAGTGGCAGTTTGCAAAGGGACCCCCCTCAGCCGTGGAGGTGGCCTCGCTGCTCTCTTATGGTGGCCTCTGCCAACCTGACAACATTCTGGGTGCTTTCGACTAcaactccatcagccccacctggaaggagttttttttttggggggggtggaatggCGGGGGAGAGCCTTGCTTTCTCTTGACACCCCCTTCGGCATCTTCAGCTGTCCTCTTCCTTTGAGATTAGGGAGGGGGAGCCTCTGGCGGCCCCTCCAGGCGccgctagactacaactcccatctttcccaAATGTGATTTGGAGTCCCagccccggggggggggcatgcaggttccccacccctgatgtcaTCCAGTGCCAGATAGGGGCAGAGGGGTGCTTCTGGGAAGGTGGTTAGCGGGGCAAAGATGTCAATCATCTTTTTGAACCGCAGCAGCTGGTCCCATAAGGTAGACTGCGTCCAGACGTGGAGGTTCTCTTCTCTGGCAGCAGAAACGGGCAAGGCTTAGAATCGTAGCcttgtagaattgggagggaccgTGAGGGGCATCTAGCGCATTGCAGGAAACTCAGCAccaggtcccccatccaatttgaaaccatatcaGACCCTTCttggctttgcaaatgtgctagccgGTTTATGGCTCCACCACTAACCATTTTTGCAGATCGGGGGCCGTAGGGCAGGGGTACCAGAGGCGGCaacccccctccagatgtttctggtctCCTGGTTCCTTATTATCACCGTCCCTGGCTTTTCTGGccactgggagttggagtcctgtcaGCATCTGGGATAACAGAAGCCATTAGGGAACAAAAGAGAGTTTGGGTCGCTGTGACTCCTGCGTTgcctccttccaactctgccattctgtgAATGGATCTCAGCTCCCCACATCCGCTCTTTTTCTAAACTGCGTAGTGATACGTTTTCAATGAATATCTGACACACGCACAAAAGGAGGTGGGTATTTATAGCAACACTCGAGGTGGTTCAGAGTGACGGGGAGAGGCTTGCATGCGGAGCAGGCCTTGACATTAAGAGAAGGGCCTTAGCCCGGCGTCAGAGCGTCCGCTTTGAAGGTGCCGGGTTCAATTCCCGACGTCGTCTCTGAAACCCGGTCAGTGCCAACCATGCTGAGCTAGGCTCCGTTTATGGCAGCCCCCTTTGTTCCTCTGAGACGCCACCGGAGCACCACCTGCCGCCTGGGTCCTTCCCAAAGCGATGTTTTTTGAGGGCATCCGCCAGGAAGCACCACAGCCGAGGCTGAGCCCTTGGCAGGGAGGGGGCGTGAGAGCTGAAGTGCCTTGGGTCTTGACCGTCCCATTGGGCAGAGGAAGCTCTGCTGCCTTATAGCTGAGCAGGCTCCTCATGAGTAAAGCTGCCCAAGGCAAGACCctgtagaggaggaggagaaggcttcCTCTCCAAGTCTTGGACAACGCAGGCTGCTCCCCTTTTAACGGGCTGGTCAGAAATAAAATCAGAGCACTCCTCTTTTGCTGAGTGGTGTTTTGATGCCACCAAGAGGCATgatcactctttttaaaaaaaatataattttttattagttttttaacataccattttcaacaaaaattcaacatacttttacatcttactcAATTTTTCCGCTTCCATCAGTCCTGCCTGAAAATTCTCCAATCTAATCTCTTCGGATGCGTTTCTTACTTTCCCTTTTACAtttaaaactcataaccaatatctctcatctttttctactttgtaacactttgtatatttctccttacaaaacttcttgtagcgtaatttgttggttacaattgctcttcaaatactTCATatgcttcttccagtcttctgtaaatctctggtcccgcaggttttgaatccttcctgtcgttttgtccaattctgcatagtccattaatttcgtctgccgtTCTTCTTTCGTTGGAATTTCTTCTGGCTTCCACTTCTGGGCTAACAAGATTCTTGGCGCTCTTGCtgcatataagaacagtttgacATCTTGCCTCCAAGAGGCGTGATCACTCTTTTGCCCATCTACCCCAAGCTTCTTGactctgaccagcagcagctttccagtCTTTCTGGGCTGgatagattggtctcaactagggccagggccatttcagtacagtggtacctcgggttaagtacttaattcgttctggaggtccgaacttaacctgaaactgttcttaacctgaatcaccactttagctaatggggcctcctgctgctggagcatgatttctgttctcatcctgaagcaaagttcttagcctgaagcactatttctgggttagcggagtctgtaacctgaagcatatgtaacccgaggtaccactgtactggccccaacttggtgggacgctctgtcacaagagaccagagtcctgcaggacttgacatcttttcacaGGGCCCACAAGACAGAGCCGtaccacctggcctttggtttggactcagtctgacccttatgttgccctccccttatggttttgatctatgggctattattaaaacgatgctgcattttaaattgtatttttaacctgtattttaaattgtcccccccccccattatgtttttattgta is a window encoding:
- the NUFIP2 gene encoding FMR1-interacting protein NUFIP2; the protein is MEEQPGHQPAQQQQQQAPHHHHQHHHHHYYYYNHNHHQHHQQHLAEGSAPAKAPPKAPLQALKHEPKHGAGGGGGGAAGQQPDAPRKKAGYGELNGSVGERESPPKSLNGGDAAASPISRVPNGSQTPGDPALALKQTVKGSGAFGKLGLKPKGFVPKGAADKKPEKGFEGRSPDKPETLCIPNGMVSTGYIANGYVARGADNDGSGSESSYTTPKKRKGRRNSAKGCEVLSLAQAAPHEPSASTAASKQEPEGGEAKAGGRVDAPKPAWKCEAGGLGAGRGKPGDVPPRKNSDGKAGAAAGKKFEERPKGKHVPAASSKEDSWTLFKPPPVFPVDNSSAKIVPKISYASKVKENLNKAAAQSASSPTLSSSSSSSSSSSLCSSSAAEAQAQPPGRLSQVPMSAMKSVTSAGFSNGPVLAGADRGPQPLLVPGGVLSASEAGPLDVAGLGGTPAEPPPPKSSLFIYPSNMQAALLSAAAQAETPPPPQASQKSLGDIFQNQWGLSFINEPSAGPEAGARKPAGPQAAEVTFQGEGPAALAPPGAEAAPLGPEPPAFPKAYELDKRTSLQLPGRILKLAAAGEAAGGFLSEPLRPGGQCQAEAGGTFVFLSKDCHVERRLASPTNHLLVSAKELRCQSGLGRKESWGDFDLRAAVLYHTQEMETICNLKKQDPKRIITYDEAMDHPDQ